Proteins encoded in a region of the Chlorogloeopsis sp. ULAP01 genome:
- a CDS encoding TIGR03885 family FMN-dependent LLM class oxidoreductase: MAKIGYHASHEQFKPSELLRYVQMAEQAGFSLALSSDHFHPWSEQQGQSGFAWSWLGAAMQATPKLSYRIVCAPGQRYHPAIVAQAAATLAEMFPNRFWLTVGSGQAVNEQITGDKWPCKSDRNARLKDCVDIIRALWAGETVTHHGLVCVEEAKLYTRPQILPLIIGAAVTAKTAEWLGSWADGLITISHPLEELQKVVDAFRRGGGEGKPMILKVQLSYDRDEEAAKQKAHQQWRNNIFKNIVMTELRTPQQFDAAGEFVKPEELYEHIRISADCYQHIEWLHNYIELGFDELILHNVNQEQQQFIEVFSEKVLPALV; encoded by the coding sequence ATGGCCAAGATTGGATATCACGCTTCCCACGAACAATTCAAACCTAGCGAACTGTTGAGATATGTGCAGATGGCAGAACAAGCAGGCTTTAGCCTTGCTCTGTCTTCCGATCACTTCCACCCTTGGAGTGAGCAACAAGGACAAAGCGGTTTTGCTTGGTCGTGGTTGGGTGCGGCAATGCAAGCAACTCCTAAGCTTTCCTACCGCATTGTTTGCGCTCCTGGGCAACGGTATCATCCTGCAATTGTTGCTCAAGCAGCTGCAACTCTAGCAGAAATGTTCCCTAACCGCTTTTGGCTTACAGTTGGTAGTGGTCAAGCAGTGAATGAACAAATTACAGGAGATAAATGGCCTTGCAAGAGCGATCGCAATGCCCGCCTCAAAGACTGTGTTGATATCATCCGCGCTCTTTGGGCTGGGGAAACCGTTACTCATCACGGTTTGGTTTGCGTTGAAGAAGCAAAACTTTATACCCGTCCGCAAATCCTTCCTCTAATTATTGGTGCTGCTGTCACCGCAAAAACGGCAGAGTGGTTGGGCAGTTGGGCAGATGGTTTAATTACGATCTCTCACCCACTAGAAGAATTGCAAAAAGTGGTTGATGCTTTTCGTCGTGGAGGTGGAGAAGGCAAGCCAATGATTTTGAAAGTACAGCTTTCTTATGATCGCGATGAGGAGGCAGCAAAACAAAAAGCACATCAACAGTGGCGCAACAATATTTTCAAGAATATCGTCATGACAGAATTGCGAACTCCCCAACAATTTGATGCTGCTGGCGAGTTTGTCAAACCAGAGGAACTATACGAACACATCCGCATTTCGGCTGACTGCTATCAGCATATAGAGTGGTTGCACAATTACATTGAATTGGGTTTTGATGAATTAATTCTGCACAACGTCAACCAAGAGCAGCAGCAGTTTATTGAGGTTTTTAGTGAAAAGGTTTTACCAGCTTTGGTGTAA
- a CDS encoding Nramp family divalent metal transporter, whose protein sequence is MNNQSDRDSSKTTKRQQEKNIQNIPESPHGWENLKWLGPSFLWMLSAAGSGELLFTPRIAAFYGYSLLWALLAAVILKWFINGEVGRFSVCTGATILEGFRQLPGPKNWAIWLILLPQLVVAISTVAGLAGAAATALILVTRGGVQLWTVIIIVVTAAIVLFGQYNLVEKISSYVGIARTVAVVTAAILVFPNVRQLATGLIPQIPQNIQYQEILPWLGFMLAGAAGLMWYSYWVEARGYGAASVKGKESIDPKQLNQEQKKKLRGWLNLMAISNTLAVVGALLAALSFLILGGELLRPLGIVPQENQVAETLGRLLGDLWGPFGFWFMVAIVFITFCSTVLSVEDGFGRMFADGTQIIVQGFGVRGRWTNEKFLQRVYIVVLLTVLPIAVYLFFGQPVGLLQTAGAIEAAHIPIVTGLTLYLNHRMLPKELQPSKIIFAGTAIAGIFFAVFALIYLLQLLGAI, encoded by the coding sequence ATGAATAATCAAAGCGATCGCGATTCATCAAAAACTACAAAAAGACAGCAAGAAAAAAATATACAAAATATACCAGAATCGCCACATGGTTGGGAAAACCTGAAGTGGCTTGGGCCGAGTTTTTTATGGATGCTTTCGGCTGCGGGTTCTGGTGAATTGCTATTTACACCCAGAATTGCCGCATTCTATGGCTACTCTTTGCTATGGGCGTTACTTGCTGCTGTGATTCTGAAATGGTTTATTAATGGTGAGGTAGGTCGCTTTTCAGTTTGTACTGGTGCAACTATCCTAGAAGGTTTCAGGCAACTTCCTGGGCCGAAAAACTGGGCTATCTGGCTGATATTATTACCACAGTTAGTGGTAGCGATTTCTACTGTTGCTGGGCTGGCAGGAGCTGCTGCTACGGCACTGATTTTGGTTACTCGAGGAGGTGTGCAACTGTGGACAGTAATCATCATCGTTGTCACGGCGGCAATTGTTTTGTTTGGACAATACAACTTAGTAGAAAAGATTTCTTCTTATGTAGGAATTGCTCGCACAGTTGCAGTGGTAACAGCTGCTATTCTGGTTTTTCCTAATGTTCGTCAACTAGCAACTGGATTAATACCGCAAATTCCACAGAATATACAGTATCAAGAAATACTACCTTGGTTGGGTTTTATGCTAGCTGGAGCAGCTGGGTTAATGTGGTATTCTTACTGGGTTGAAGCTAGAGGATATGGTGCTGCTAGTGTTAAGGGAAAAGAAAGTATAGATCCCAAGCAACTCAACCAGGAGCAAAAAAAGAAATTACGCGGTTGGTTAAATCTAATGGCTATATCCAACACCTTAGCTGTGGTTGGTGCGCTATTGGCAGCATTGTCTTTCCTGATTCTCGGTGGTGAGTTGCTACGTCCACTGGGAATAGTACCACAAGAAAATCAGGTAGCAGAAACTCTGGGAAGACTACTAGGCGATCTTTGGGGGCCTTTTGGCTTCTGGTTTATGGTGGCGATTGTTTTTATCACCTTTTGTAGTACTGTACTGTCAGTAGAAGATGGTTTTGGACGGATGTTTGCTGATGGTACGCAGATTATTGTCCAGGGTTTTGGTGTGCGTGGACGGTGGACTAACGAGAAGTTCTTGCAGCGTGTTTACATTGTAGTTCTACTGACAGTTTTACCAATAGCTGTTTATTTGTTCTTCGGTCAACCTGTTGGCTTACTGCAAACAGCAGGCGCAATTGAAGCTGCCCACATTCCCATTGTGACTGGACTTACGCTCTACCTTAACCACCGGATGTTGCCAAAAGAACTACAACCATCAAAAATAATTTTTGCTGGTACAGCGATCGCAGGAATATTTTTTGCCGTATTTGCATTGATCTATCTTTTACAACTCCTGGGAGCGATCTGA